The following are encoded in a window of Arthrobacter sp. NicSoilB4 genomic DNA:
- a CDS encoding XdhC/CoxI family protein, whose translation MRDVLAAMMPGWRRGDTAGLATVVSTFKSAPRLPGASMLVTADGEAVGSVSGGCVEGAVYELATQVKEDGTPVLVRYGISDDDAFAVGLTCGGIIDIFVEPVSRYSYAELDAVSADIAGERRVGVATVIEHPDSNWLGRHLIVRPDGVEGNLCSERANHAVGDDTQGLLAAGRSGILSYGPDGERLDAGMRVFFASYAPPPRMLVFGAIDFASALARLGTFLGYRVTVCDARAIFATPARFPDAAEVVNAWPHRYLAGQLEQGLVDERTVMCVLTHDPKFDIPLLEVALRGRPIAFIGAMGSRRTHADRVARLREAGLGEEELARLHSPVGLDLGARTPEETAVSIAAEFIAKQWSGSGEPLRRLDERIHHDEQH comes from the coding sequence GTGCGTGATGTCCTGGCAGCTATGATGCCGGGCTGGCGGAGAGGTGACACCGCCGGCCTGGCCACCGTGGTGAGCACATTCAAGTCAGCCCCGCGGCTCCCGGGCGCCTCCATGCTCGTGACCGCCGACGGCGAAGCGGTCGGTTCAGTCTCCGGCGGCTGCGTCGAGGGTGCCGTGTACGAGCTGGCCACGCAGGTCAAGGAGGACGGCACCCCCGTCCTGGTGCGCTACGGGATCAGTGACGACGATGCGTTCGCCGTCGGCCTGACCTGCGGGGGAATCATCGACATCTTCGTCGAGCCGGTATCCAGGTACAGCTACGCCGAACTCGACGCCGTCAGTGCGGACATCGCCGGCGAGCGCCGCGTCGGCGTCGCCACCGTGATCGAACACCCGGACAGCAACTGGCTGGGCCGGCACCTGATCGTGCGGCCGGACGGCGTCGAAGGCAACCTCTGTTCCGAGCGGGCCAACCACGCCGTGGGCGATGACACCCAGGGCCTGCTTGCAGCCGGCCGGTCCGGCATCCTGAGCTACGGCCCCGACGGGGAACGCCTGGACGCTGGAATGCGGGTCTTCTTCGCAAGCTACGCCCCGCCTCCGCGGATGCTGGTCTTCGGCGCGATCGACTTCGCCTCGGCGCTTGCCCGGCTGGGCACCTTCCTGGGGTACCGCGTCACGGTCTGTGACGCCCGGGCAATCTTCGCCACGCCCGCACGCTTTCCCGATGCGGCCGAGGTAGTCAACGCCTGGCCGCACCGCTACCTTGCAGGTCAGCTCGAACAGGGTCTGGTGGATGAGCGCACCGTGATGTGTGTCCTCACCCACGATCCAAAGTTCGATATTCCACTGCTGGAAGTTGCGCTGCGCGGCCGCCCGATCGCCTTCATCGGCGCCATGGGTTCGCGCCGTACCCATGCAGACCGGGTCGCCCGGCTGCGCGAGGCCGGCCTGGGCGAGGAGGAGCTGGCCCGGCTGCACAGCCCGGTGGGTCTTGACCTCGGTGCGCGCACCCCGGAGGAAACAGCCGTGTCCATCGCCGCGGAGTTCATCGCCAAGCAGTGGAGCGGAAGCGGGGAACCGTTGCGCCGGCTCGATGAACGGATCCACCACGACGAGCAGCACTGA
- a CDS encoding SRPBCC family protein, whose protein sequence is MQIDSTFSVVAPIDTVWEAIMDFERVAGCVPGAKILNKLSDDAYQMGMTVKLGPVTMQYKGLLNVIERNAAEHRAVLGGKAQETRGQGTAEATVTLQLAEEAGGTTRGTVSADLKLSGKAAAMGKGVIGSVTEQMMALFAGNLQAMIAAPGAAGETAAAGGSATSVPEPVPASEAAAAKAAAVTAPPPASELPGVPAGAVPAAPSKVAAPAPAAAPAGSLDALSLAKGVAAEQLSSPGKVLALVALVACVSYWAGRCSAFRLIRTIERMKTGRA, encoded by the coding sequence ATGCAGATAGACAGCACTTTCTCGGTCGTCGCACCGATCGACACCGTCTGGGAAGCCATCATGGACTTTGAACGCGTGGCCGGTTGTGTTCCCGGCGCCAAGATCCTGAACAAGCTGTCGGACGACGCCTACCAGATGGGCATGACCGTGAAGCTCGGCCCGGTCACCATGCAGTACAAGGGCCTGCTCAACGTCATCGAGCGGAACGCCGCCGAACACCGCGCCGTGCTCGGCGGCAAGGCCCAGGAAACCCGCGGCCAGGGCACCGCCGAGGCCACGGTGACCCTGCAGCTGGCCGAAGAGGCCGGCGGCACCACCCGCGGCACGGTCAGCGCCGACCTGAAGCTGTCCGGCAAGGCCGCAGCCATGGGCAAGGGCGTGATCGGCAGCGTGACCGAACAGATGATGGCCCTGTTCGCCGGTAATCTGCAGGCCATGATCGCCGCCCCCGGCGCAGCCGGAGAAACGGCGGCAGCCGGAGGATCAGCGACCAGCGTTCCGGAACCCGTTCCCGCGTCCGAGGCAGCGGCGGCGAAGGCAGCCGCTGTGACGGCCCCGCCGCCGGCGTCGGAACTTCCGGGCGTGCCGGCGGGCGCTGTTCCCGCGGCTCCCTCGAAGGTTGCCGCGCCCGCCCCGGCGGCTGCCCCCGCCGGCAGCCTGGACGCCCTCAGCCTCGCGAAGGGGGTCGCGGCGGAGCAACTGTCCAGCCCGGGAAAGGTCCTGGCACTTGTGGCTCTGGTGGCGTGTGTCTCCTACTGGGCGGGCCGGTGTTCCGCGTTCCGTCTGATCCGGACGATCGAAAGGATGAAGACCGGCCGTGCGTGA
- a CDS encoding VWA domain-containing protein: MSAAFITALRRAGLSCSPDRAVRLARALRLVPPTDVGNLYWASRVVLVSARGQLPVFDAVFASVFRGGFDPSAPTSRAAAQAAAPPAIADEARTRPSPAEDRAPGRPPDHPRATPAIASAAPDNTGDRNAPEREAVLAMASTEERLHSMSFAQLTEAEVLEVRRLASRLLLATPSRLSRRTRKSAHSSARLDVRATVRAARRSGTDTTRLLYARRREQRRKLVLLCDVSGSMEPYARIFVSLLQGAVATAGAEAFVFSTRLTRLTRQLALRDPDEALARAAVAAPDWAGGTRIADSIRHFLDEHGRRGLARGAVVVIFSDGWALEDPEQVAAQMARLRRLAHRIIWVNPRKAAPEYRPLTGGMAAALPYCDAFVSGHSYTALAELAAAIRGDGLSSLNGRGNPCR, encoded by the coding sequence ATGTCTGCCGCGTTTATCACCGCCCTGCGCCGGGCCGGGTTGTCCTGCTCTCCGGACCGGGCAGTCCGGCTGGCCAGGGCCCTCCGGCTGGTCCCGCCCACCGACGTCGGGAACCTCTACTGGGCGTCCCGCGTGGTGCTGGTGTCCGCGCGCGGGCAATTGCCGGTGTTCGACGCCGTCTTCGCCTCGGTGTTCCGCGGCGGCTTCGACCCCTCCGCCCCGACCAGCAGAGCAGCGGCACAGGCCGCGGCGCCGCCGGCTATCGCCGATGAAGCACGAACCCGTCCGTCCCCGGCCGAGGACCGCGCGCCCGGTCGCCCGCCGGACCACCCGCGGGCGACGCCGGCGATTGCCTCCGCGGCACCGGACAACACCGGGGACCGCAACGCCCCGGAGCGGGAAGCCGTGCTGGCCATGGCCTCCACCGAGGAGCGGCTCCACAGCATGTCGTTCGCCCAACTGACCGAGGCGGAGGTCCTGGAAGTCCGGCGGCTTGCGTCCCGGCTGCTGCTGGCCACGCCGTCACGCTTGAGCCGCCGCACCCGCAAGTCAGCCCACAGCAGCGCCCGGCTGGACGTCCGCGCCACGGTGCGCGCCGCGCGGCGCTCGGGCACCGACACCACCCGTCTGCTGTATGCCCGCCGCCGCGAGCAGCGCCGCAAGCTGGTGCTGCTGTGCGATGTCTCCGGTTCCATGGAACCGTATGCCCGGATCTTTGTCTCCCTGCTGCAGGGGGCGGTGGCGACGGCGGGTGCCGAAGCCTTCGTTTTCTCCACCCGGCTGACGCGCCTGACGAGGCAGTTGGCGCTGCGTGATCCGGACGAGGCCCTGGCCCGCGCCGCCGTGGCCGCCCCGGACTGGGCCGGGGGTACCCGGATCGCCGACAGCATCCGGCACTTCCTCGACGAGCACGGCCGCCGGGGCCTGGCCCGCGGTGCGGTGGTGGTGATTTTCTCGGACGGCTGGGCCCTGGAGGACCCCGAACAGGTGGCGGCCCAGATGGCGAGGCTGCGGCGTCTGGCGCACCGCATCATCTGGGTCAATCCCCGCAAGGCCGCCCCGGAATACCGGCCCTTGACGGGCGGAATGGCAGCGGCCCTGCCATACTGCGACGCGTTCGTCAGCGGACACAGCTACACGGCTTTGGCAGAGTTGGCGGCCGCAATCCGCGGCGACGGCCTGTCATCACTCAACGGAAGAGGGAACCCATGCAGATAG
- a CDS encoding MoxR family ATPase translates to MSTAARTGAEEDVRRRIPDVESLISALDRNDYLADVGLATALFLAVRLPQPILLEGEAGVGKTEAAKALADLLDTPLYRLQCYEGIDAGEALYEWNHQRQLLGIRLAEVRDAAVTETDLFGPEYLLRRPLLQAIEHPGPRPAVLLLDEIDRADAEFEAFTFELLAEAAVTIPELGTIRATHPPIVILTSNRTRDLHDALTRRCLYHWIDYPGPDRIAEIVRRRVPASSGPLALQAAAVITKLRTLDLAKPPGISEAIDWVSALAVLGIDRIDATTADQTLGAIVKNRDDLELVGARGADWLVAGTGG, encoded by the coding sequence GTGAGCACCGCGGCGCGCACCGGGGCCGAGGAGGATGTCCGGCGGCGGATTCCCGACGTCGAGTCCCTGATCTCGGCCCTCGACCGTAACGACTACCTCGCCGACGTCGGACTGGCCACCGCCCTCTTCCTCGCTGTCCGGCTGCCGCAGCCCATCCTGCTTGAAGGCGAGGCGGGCGTGGGCAAGACCGAGGCGGCGAAGGCCTTGGCCGATCTGTTGGACACCCCCCTGTACCGGCTGCAGTGCTACGAGGGTATCGACGCCGGCGAGGCGCTCTATGAGTGGAACCACCAGCGGCAGCTGCTCGGGATCCGGCTGGCCGAAGTCCGTGACGCCGCGGTCACCGAAACCGACCTGTTCGGCCCTGAGTACCTGCTGCGGCGGCCACTGCTGCAGGCAATCGAACATCCCGGACCGCGCCCCGCGGTCCTGCTGCTGGACGAGATCGACCGTGCCGACGCCGAATTCGAGGCCTTCACCTTCGAACTGCTCGCCGAGGCCGCGGTCACCATCCCGGAACTGGGCACCATCCGCGCCACCCACCCGCCGATCGTCATTCTGACGTCCAACCGCACGCGGGACCTGCACGACGCCCTGACCCGCCGCTGCCTGTACCACTGGATCGACTACCCCGGCCCGGACCGGATCGCCGAAATCGTCCGCCGCCGCGTGCCGGCCAGCAGCGGCCCGCTGGCCCTGCAGGCCGCCGCGGTGATCACGAAGCTGCGCACCCTGGACCTTGCCAAACCGCCGGGGATTTCCGAGGCCATCGACTGGGTGTCGGCGCTCGCCGTGCTGGGCATCGACCGCATCGACGCCACTACGGCGGACCAGACCCTCGGTGCGATCGTCAAAAACCGCGACGACCTGGAACTGGTCGGCGCCCGCGGGGCCGACTGGCTCGTGGCCGGCACGGGCGGGTGA
- a CDS encoding nucleotidyltransferase family protein, with amino-acid sequence MPSLSELRPAHHRTAGLILAAGASRRMGRPKQLLPYGGGVLLGAVLAAARDCGFDQTVLALGGAAGEVRRTVDTTGCDIALNPDFGAGCSSSIAAGIAALHPDTDAVVLLLGDQPEVRAAAARALLELLFAAGASAGQTAPGIAVCRYDDGAGHPLAFTRKMFPELAALHGDKAVWRLLEQRADDVVELRVPGTMPLDVDTDEDYRRVLAGLAGAQ; translated from the coding sequence ATGCCCTCACTCTCTGAACTCCGGCCCGCACACCACCGGACGGCGGGTCTGATCCTGGCGGCCGGGGCCTCGCGGCGCATGGGCCGGCCCAAACAGCTCCTCCCCTACGGCGGGGGCGTGCTCCTCGGCGCCGTGCTGGCGGCCGCCCGGGACTGCGGGTTCGACCAGACGGTGCTGGCCCTGGGCGGCGCGGCCGGAGAGGTGCGGCGGACCGTCGACACCACCGGCTGCGACATCGCGCTTAACCCGGACTTCGGCGCGGGCTGTTCCTCCTCGATCGCCGCGGGCATCGCCGCGCTCCACCCGGACACTGACGCCGTCGTCCTCCTGCTTGGGGACCAGCCGGAGGTCCGGGCCGCCGCCGCCCGGGCACTGCTGGAGCTCCTGTTCGCAGCAGGGGCATCCGCAGGCCAGACCGCCCCCGGGATCGCCGTGTGCCGCTACGACGACGGCGCCGGCCACCCCCTGGCCTTCACCCGGAAGATGTTCCCGGAACTGGCAGCACTGCACGGCGACAAGGCGGTCTGGAGGCTGCTGGAGCAGCGGGCGGACGACGTCGTCGAACTCCGGGTGCCGGGAACGATGCCCCTGGACGTCGACACGGACGAGGACTACCGCCGGGTCCTGGCCGGACTGGCGGGCGCACAGTGA
- a CDS encoding XdhC family protein translates to MGESLAARANDLASRREPFVHATVVRAQRPTSAHAGDTALVLPGGEIEGFVGGNCVESSVREYSLQVLASGEPLLLRVVPGEPSRSAEEGAVEVSNPCLSGGAIEIFLQPRIPAPRVLVVGTTPVAQALATLGSGVGLAVELTDGESARPVADDAALIVASHGKAEEVALEAALRAGVPYVALVASGTRGAAVLESLDVDPAQRSRVFTPAGLQLGARTPGEIALSILAQLIQERAKSRHAAPAPPAAAAPAAAAEATAVDPVCGMTVAAAVSTLQLEHNGVTVYFCSPGCRAAFRKDPERYALTL, encoded by the coding sequence ATGGGAGAATCCCTTGCGGCCCGGGCGAACGACCTCGCCTCCCGCCGCGAGCCGTTCGTGCACGCCACCGTGGTCCGCGCCCAGCGCCCCACCAGCGCCCATGCCGGGGATACGGCGCTGGTGCTGCCCGGCGGCGAGATCGAGGGCTTCGTCGGCGGAAACTGCGTCGAGTCCTCGGTGCGGGAGTACAGCCTGCAGGTCCTGGCGTCCGGGGAACCGCTGCTGCTGCGCGTCGTCCCCGGCGAACCGTCCCGCAGCGCCGAGGAAGGCGCCGTCGAGGTCTCCAACCCGTGCCTGAGCGGCGGGGCCATCGAGATCTTCCTCCAGCCGCGCATCCCGGCTCCGCGGGTCCTCGTGGTCGGCACCACGCCCGTGGCACAGGCACTGGCGACCCTCGGCTCCGGCGTGGGCCTGGCCGTGGAACTCACCGACGGGGAGTCCGCCCGACCGGTGGCTGATGATGCGGCGCTGATCGTGGCCTCGCACGGCAAGGCCGAGGAAGTTGCGCTCGAGGCGGCCCTGCGCGCCGGGGTGCCGTATGTCGCGCTGGTGGCCAGCGGGACGCGGGGCGCTGCGGTGCTGGAGTCCCTCGACGTCGACCCTGCGCAGCGATCACGGGTCTTTACCCCGGCCGGGCTGCAGCTGGGCGCCCGCACCCCGGGCGAGATCGCGCTGTCGATCCTGGCCCAGCTCATCCAGGAGCGGGCAAAGTCCCGGCACGCCGCACCGGCGCCTCCCGCGGCGGCAGCCCCGGCGGCCGCTGCCGAGGCGACGGCGGTCGACCCCGTCTGCGGCATGACCGTCGCCGCCGCGGTATCAACGCTGCAGCTTGAGCACAACGGTGTCACCGTGTACTTCTGCTCGCCCGGCTGCCGCGCTGCCTTCCGCAAAGATCCGGAGCGCTATGCCCTCACTCTCTGA